A DNA window from Delphinus delphis chromosome 6, mDelDel1.2, whole genome shotgun sequence contains the following coding sequences:
- the LOC132426518 gene encoding mitochondrial fission regulator 1-like isoform X1, whose product MSGMEANVTIPIWQNKPRGAAQSIVRRIGTDLPLKPCPRASFETLPNISDLCLRHVLPVPTLADIVWIPADVEETYVLVRSDTRPLRHTCKPSPLIVIQRNASVPKLRGSEERLLALKKPALPALGCTKELQDELSHLSSQIAKMVSADAGSSNVSSPLPCFGSSFYSTTSFVISDITKETKVQVPELPSVPLLCSASPECCKPEHKATCSPSEEDDCVSLSKASSFADMMDILKDFHRVKQSQDLNWSLLKEEDPAMLTSEVLRRKFALKEEDTSRKGN is encoded by the coding sequence ATGTCAGGAATGGAGGCCAATGTGACCATCCCAATCTGGCAAAACAAGCCGCGTGGGGCTGCTCAAAGTATAGTGAGAAGAATCGGGACCGACCTGCCCCTGAAGCCATGTCCCCGGGCATCCTTTGAGACCCTGCCCAACATCTCTGACCTGTGTCTGAGGCATGTACTGCCAGTCCCTACTCTGGCTGACATCGTCTGGATTCCTGCAGATGTAGAGGAGACTTATGTCCTGGTCAGGAGTGATACACGCCCCCTGAGGCACACCTGCAAGCCCAGCCCTCTGATCGTCATTCAGCGCAATGCCTCAGTGCCCAAACTGCGTGGGTCGGAGGAGAGGCTTCTGGCCTTGAAGAAGCCAGCCCTGCCAGCCCTTGGCTGCACCAAAGAGCTGCAGGATGAGCTGAGCCACCTGAGCAGCCAGATTGCTAAAATGGTGTCAGCTGATGCAGGAAGTTCAAATGTCTCTTCTCCCTTACCTTGTTTTGGATCTTCATTCTACTCTACAACTTCCTTTGTCATTAGTGACATCACCAAGGAGACCAAGGTACAGGTCCCTGAGCTTCCATCAGTCCCCCTGCTTTGTTCTGCCAGCCCTGAATGTTGCAAACCAGAACACAAAGCTACCTGCAGCCCGTCTGAAGAAGATGACTGCGTCTCTCTGTCCAAGGCCAGCAGCTTTGCAGATATGATGGATATCCTAAAGGACTTCCACCGAGTGAAGCAGAGCCAAGACCTGAACTGGAGTTTATTGAAGGAGGAAGACCCTGCCATGCTTACCTCTGAGGTCCTAAGGAGGAAGTTTGCTCTGAAGGAAGAAGATACCAGTAGAAAAGGAAATTGA
- the LOC132426518 gene encoding mitochondrial fission regulator 1-like isoform X2 yields MSGMEANVTIPIWQNKPRGAAQSIVRRIGTDLPLKPCPRASFETLPNISDLCLRHVLPVPTLADIVWIPADVEETYVLVRSDTRPLRHTCKPSPLIVIQRNASVPKLRGSEERLLALKKPALPALGCTKELQDELSHLSSQIAKMVSADAGMTSPRRPRYRSLSFHQSPCFVLPALNVANQNTKLPAARLKKMTASLCPRPAALQI; encoded by the exons ATGTCAGGAATGGAGGCCAATGTGACCATCCCAATCTGGCAAAACAAGCCGCGTGGGGCTGCTCAAAGTATAGTGAGAAGAATCGGGACCGACCTGCCCCTGAAGCCATGTCCCCGGGCATCCTTTGAGACCCTGCCCAACATCTCTGACCTGTGTCTGAGGCATGTACTGCCAGTCCCTACTCTGGCTGACATCGTCTGGATTCCTGCAGATGTAGAGGAGACTTATGTCCTGGTCAGGAGTGATACACGCCCCCTGAGGCACACCTGCAAGCCCAGCCCTCTGATCGTCATTCAGCGCAATGCCTCAGTGCCCAAACTGCGTGGGTCGGAGGAGAGGCTTCTGGCCTTGAAGAAGCCAGCCCTGCCAGCCCTTGGCTGCACCAAAGAGCTGCAGGATGAGCTGAGCCACCTGAGCAGCCAGATTGCTAAAATGGTGTCAGCTGATGCAGGAA TGACATCACCAAGGAGACCAAGGTACAGGTCCCTGAGCTTCCATCAGTCCCCCTGCTTTGTTCTGCCAGCCCTGAATGTTGCAAACCAGAACACAAAGCTACCTGCAGCCCGTCTGAAGAAGATGACTGCGTCTCTCTGTCCAAGGCCAGCAGCTTTGCAGATATGA